Proteins found in one Lactiplantibacillus paraplantarum genomic segment:
- a CDS encoding glycosyltransferase yields MSVYSREEPELFEKALESILMQTCRPTYFVLVKDGALGKELNEIIKNQRRRFQTFNIEFIEITNRENYGLGRSLNIGLKECPTELVARFDSDDINFAERMEKTISYYSSTPDLAVLGTQIYEFDNKRNDPPVIKSVPRSLNCIRNKARKRNPFNHMSVTFRKSVIESVGGYQNVSLFEDYYLWVRVIQNKYRVGNLNDVLVCAHVDKYFVYKRGGFSYFKKESFFQYLLLKLNFINKPQFLFNILTRGGSRLIPKRFLMLIYRKLRKCSYVNGG; encoded by the coding sequence ATGTCTGTATACAGTAGAGAGGAGCCAGAGCTTTTTGAAAAAGCTTTAGAGTCGATTCTTATGCAAACGTGTAGACCAACTTATTTTGTACTTGTTAAAGATGGTGCGCTAGGGAAAGAATTGAATGAAATAATTAAAAATCAGCGAAGACGATTTCAAACTTTCAATATTGAATTTATTGAAATTACTAATAGGGAAAACTATGGGCTAGGACGATCTCTTAATATTGGACTTAAGGAATGTCCAACTGAATTAGTAGCTCGATTTGATTCAGATGATATTAACTTTGCAGAGCGAATGGAAAAAACTATCAGTTACTATAGTTCTACACCAGATCTTGCGGTACTAGGAACTCAAATATATGAATTTGATAACAAAAGAAATGATCCACCTGTGATTAAATCTGTACCTAGATCATTGAATTGTATTAGAAATAAGGCTCGTAAAAGAAATCCATTTAACCATATGTCTGTAACGTTTCGGAAATCAGTTATTGAGAGTGTGGGAGGATATCAGAATGTCTCCTTATTTGAAGATTATTATTTATGGGTTAGAGTAATACAAAATAAATATCGGGTAGGCAACTTGAATGATGTTTTAGTATGTGCTCATGTTGATAAATATTTTGTGTATAAGCGAGGAGGTTTTTCTTATTTTAAAAAGGAATCTTTTTTTCAGTATTTGCTTCTCAAGCTTAATTTTATCAATAAACCCCAATTCCTATTCAATATTTTGACCAGGGGTGGAAGTAGGCTAATACCGAAAAGGTTCTTGATGCTAATTTATCGGAAATTGCGAAAATGTTCCTATGTAAACGGAGGTTAA
- a CDS encoding glycosyltransferase family 2 protein has protein sequence MTNRVSIVVPVYNVESYIENCIQSIRQQSYKNLEIILVNDGSSDRSQLICERYCKLDNRVTVINKQNGGLSSARNAGLDIATGDYIAFIDGDDWIDHDYIGSMVDVLENTKSDISVFHMKKEVCSNMYDSTEKDSYEWRHFKRTKALQELFTNNNIGYSACNKLYRISLFNNIRYPYGKLMEDKATTYKVIDQARNGIVVSSCPKYHYFMRSTSIMKSNFNAKKFDSFEIHDQILHYMSYCHPELIPLVRERYVYEAIRMQMALIESNNRDKGNYRKCQKIIRLYGNSVKHDSNLSLRYRGLVMLIMLMPGGLYILSKFRMVRLMFRRLELS, from the coding sequence ATGACTAATAGAGTTTCAATTGTGGTTCCTGTATATAATGTAGAAAGTTATATTGAGAATTGTATTCAAAGTATTAGGCAACAGAGCTATAAAAATCTTGAAATAATTTTAGTTAATGATGGTTCCAGTGATCGTTCACAATTGATATGTGAGAGATACTGTAAATTGGATAATCGGGTAACTGTTATTAACAAGCAAAATGGCGGTCTCTCGAGTGCTCGAAATGCTGGACTTGATATTGCAACAGGTGATTATATAGCTTTTATTGATGGTGATGACTGGATTGATCACGATTATATTGGTTCAATGGTAGATGTTTTAGAGAATACAAAGTCAGATATTTCAGTTTTTCATATGAAAAAAGAAGTATGCTCGAATATGTATGATAGTACAGAAAAAGATAGTTATGAGTGGCGTCATTTTAAACGAACGAAAGCATTGCAAGAACTTTTTACTAATAACAATATTGGCTATTCTGCTTGTAACAAGCTATACAGAATTAGTTTGTTTAATAACATTCGATACCCTTATGGTAAGCTAATGGAAGATAAGGCAACAACGTATAAGGTTATTGATCAGGCTAGAAATGGAATTGTTGTATCAAGTTGTCCCAAATATCATTATTTTATGCGTTCAACAAGTATTATGAAGAGCAACTTTAATGCTAAAAAATTTGATTCATTTGAAATTCATGACCAAATATTACACTACATGTCATATTGTCACCCTGAATTAATTCCCTTAGTTCGAGAAAGATATGTTTATGAAGCAATTAGAATGCAGATGGCTTTGATTGAGTCAAATAATCGAGATAAAGGTAATTATCGAAAATGTCAGAAAATTATTAGATTATATGGTAATAGCGTAAAACATGATTCAAATTTATCGTTAAGATACCGTGGACTTGTAATGTTAATCATGCTTATGCCGGGTGGACTTTATATATTATCAAAATTTAGGATGGTGAGATTGATGTTTAGAAGGTTAGAGCTAAGTTGA
- a CDS encoding EpsG family protein: MLSLIVTVIALFFYPFGAAIIGFSGIIFSNKYRLIYSMAFAVLLGLYGYYFLPSHEIDLTRYFAIIQQYQVAPPRISDVLQSQGIFLGAFLLFKLVAILNNLQLLPAIVGFVTGTCLLYIAADSFSRNSTSKSIRIYLILIIMFIFPFAAAYSNVRNILACSLIMVAIYRDLVQKKMNFGTIVLYLLGLSFHIAVAVIIMLRIALNICRNKSFFNFLLLIVVGIAIFFIPYSRNVIIEIISKGTQYATVNDGNVEYVAYINQSLFMQITKAMNAVVSVITTLVIYRNYIAKKTEWNLFSFLLGIITCVSFSIRMPVYMRLLFGFLMISVPQYSDFLSRKNISSDIVSIVLFCVFIGCFFMFIANIVTFNEYASFSFASIHALIFELTDWFGGMV, encoded by the coding sequence GTGTTATCACTGATTGTAACTGTAATTGCATTGTTTTTTTACCCATTTGGAGCGGCTATTATTGGATTCTCAGGAATTATTTTCAGTAACAAATACCGTTTAATATACTCTATGGCATTTGCAGTATTATTAGGACTATATGGGTACTATTTTTTACCATCTCATGAGATTGATCTGACAAGGTATTTTGCTATTATACAGCAATACCAAGTAGCTCCCCCCCGTATTTCAGACGTACTTCAATCGCAAGGTATTTTTTTAGGCGCTTTTTTATTATTTAAATTAGTTGCGATATTGAATAATTTACAATTATTGCCTGCAATTGTTGGATTTGTCACTGGAACGTGCTTACTGTATATTGCTGCGGATTCGTTTTCAAGAAACTCCACATCTAAGTCGATACGAATATATCTCATTTTGATAATTATGTTTATTTTTCCGTTTGCAGCTGCGTATAGTAATGTCAGAAATATTTTAGCGTGTTCTTTGATTATGGTTGCTATTTATCGAGACTTGGTACAGAAGAAAATGAATTTTGGTACGATTGTTCTCTACCTTCTGGGATTAAGTTTTCATATTGCAGTAGCAGTTATTATAATGTTACGAATCGCTCTGAATATCTGTAGAAATAAAAGTTTCTTTAATTTTCTATTGTTAATAGTTGTTGGAATTGCCATCTTTTTTATTCCATATAGCAGAAATGTTATTATAGAAATAATTAGTAAAGGTACCCAGTATGCAACGGTTAACGATGGTAATGTCGAGTATGTCGCGTATATAAATCAGAGCTTATTCATGCAAATAACTAAAGCAATGAATGCAGTTGTTTCTGTTATAACTACACTTGTGATTTACAGAAACTATATTGCGAAAAAGACGGAATGGAACTTATTCTCATTTTTACTAGGAATTATAACATGTGTATCATTTTCGATAAGAATGCCGGTCTATATGCGTTTATTATTTGGTTTCTTGATGATCTCAGTGCCTCAATATTCTGATTTTTTATCTAGGAAAAATATTTCCTCCGACATTGTATCTATAGTTTTATTTTGTGTTTTCATCGGATGCTTTTTTATGTTTATTGCAAACATTGTTACTTTTAACGAGTATGCATCGTTTAGTTTTGCATCTATTCACGCACTAATATTCGAGTTAACAGACTGGTTTGGAGGTATGGTATGA
- a CDS encoding sugar transferase: MTQVEINETVKVGHVQPQTDYRFPTMIGKPVTGWKLFVKRIFDLTVGLIGTVLSAPIVLVFAILVKLTSKGPAFYKQERVGLMGKSFNVIKLRSMYKDAEARTGAVWAQKNDPRITPIGRFMRKTRVDELPQFWNVLKGDLSLVGPRPERPVLTEEFSRQFSDFPKRLRIIPGITGYAQINGGYDITPDEKCKLDNYYIEHFSVWFDIKMLLGTVKIVFTGDGAR; the protein is encoded by the coding sequence ATCGTTTTCCAACTATGATTGGAAAGCCAGTTACAGGCTGGAAACTATTTGTAAAACGGATTTTTGACCTTACTGTTGGGTTAATCGGGACGGTTTTGAGTGCGCCAATTGTCCTAGTGTTTGCCATTCTTGTAAAACTGACTTCTAAAGGACCAGCATTTTATAAGCAAGAACGGGTTGGCCTAATGGGAAAGAGTTTCAATGTAATTAAGTTGCGGTCGATGTATAAGGATGCTGAAGCACGAACCGGTGCGGTTTGGGCCCAAAAGAATGATCCGCGAATTACGCCCATTGGTCGGTTTATGCGTAAAACTCGAGTAGACGAACTACCGCAATTTTGGAATGTGTTAAAAGGTGATTTGAGTTTGGTAGGACCGCGACCAGAACGGCCAGTGCTGACAGAGGAGTTTAGTCGGCAATTTTCAGATTTCCCTAAACGGTTACGTATTATTCCTGGTATTACAGGGTATGCACAAATTAATGGTGGCTACGATATTACGCCAGATGAGAAATGTAAGTTGGATAATTACTATATTGAACATTTTTCGGTTTGGTTCGATATTAAGATGTTATTAGGAACAGTCAAAATTGTGTTTACTGGAGATGGTGCACGTTGA